A region of Nocardioides sp. JS614 DNA encodes the following proteins:
- a CDS encoding amino acid deaminase/aldolase has protein sequence MVPATPVSQGFVDRNRLCARLNGAVEQHGTSLPTPLFVVDLDAFDANATDLVRRAAGKPVRLATKSVRVPALISRALERDGIEGVLAYTLGEALWLHEQQLCDDILVAYPTVDRAALAELVASPSAAAAITIMVDDVAHLDVVDSVRSSPAVPVRVAIDVDAGLQMAGQHVGPKRSPLRDTAAVVELARTVQAREGFRLVGAMTYEGQVAGLPDSVPTARARSMVVRRLKALSLPQLAVRRREIAAALREVAELEFWNAGGSGSVESSAADPVVTEVAAGSGLLVPTLFDHYRSFRPVPASFFGLRVSRKPAPDLATVHGGGLIASGPAGADRLPTPWAPAGLHLTGLEGAGEVQTPLTGRGAALLGIGDLVWFRHAKSGEPFEHGTTVHLLSGSRFVDAVPTYRGCGLAF, from the coding sequence ATGGTCCCCGCCACACCCGTGTCGCAGGGCTTCGTCGACCGCAACCGCCTGTGCGCCCGGCTCAACGGCGCGGTCGAGCAGCACGGCACCTCGCTGCCGACGCCGCTGTTCGTGGTCGACCTGGACGCGTTCGACGCCAACGCGACCGACCTGGTCCGTCGCGCCGCAGGGAAGCCGGTCCGCCTGGCCACCAAGTCGGTCCGCGTCCCGGCGCTGATCTCGCGGGCGCTGGAGCGCGACGGCATCGAGGGCGTCCTGGCCTACACGCTGGGCGAGGCCCTGTGGCTCCACGAGCAGCAGCTCTGCGACGACATCCTGGTCGCCTACCCGACCGTCGACCGGGCCGCGCTCGCGGAGCTCGTCGCGTCGCCCTCCGCCGCGGCCGCGATCACGATCATGGTCGACGACGTCGCCCACCTCGACGTCGTCGACTCGGTGCGCTCCTCCCCCGCCGTCCCGGTGCGGGTCGCGATCGACGTCGACGCCGGGCTGCAGATGGCTGGACAGCACGTCGGCCCGAAGCGCTCGCCCCTGCGCGACACGGCCGCCGTCGTCGAGCTGGCCCGCACGGTGCAGGCCCGCGAGGGATTCCGCCTGGTCGGCGCGATGACCTACGAGGGCCAGGTCGCGGGCCTCCCCGACTCGGTGCCGACCGCGCGCGCCCGGTCGATGGTGGTGCGCCGCCTCAAGGCGCTGTCGCTGCCCCAGCTCGCCGTACGCCGCCGGGAGATCGCGGCCGCCCTGCGCGAGGTGGCCGAGCTGGAGTTCTGGAACGCCGGCGGCTCCGGCTCGGTCGAGTCCTCGGCCGCGGACCCGGTGGTCACCGAGGTCGCCGCAGGTTCGGGACTCCTGGTCCCCACCCTGTTCGACCACTACCGATCGTTCCGGCCGGTGCCCGCGTCGTTCTTCGGCCTCCGGGTGAGCCGCAAGCCGGCGCCGGACCTCGCGACCGTCCACGGCGGCGGCCTGATCGCCTCCGGCCCCGCCGGCGCCGATCGGCTGCCGACCCCCTGGGCGCCCGCCGGGCTGCACCTGACCGGCCTGGAGGGGGCCGGCGAGGTGCAGACCCCGCTCACCGGGCGCGGTGCGGCACTGCTCGGCATCGGCGACCTGGTGTGGTTCCGGCACGCCAAGTCCGGCGAGCCCTTCGAGCACGGCACCACCGTGCACCTGCTGTCCGGCAGCCGGTTCGTCGACGCCGTGCCCACCTACCGTGGCTGCGGCCTGGCCTTCTAG
- a CDS encoding phosphoribosyl-ATP diphosphatase codes for MKTFDELWAELSEKARSRPEGSGTVRALDAGVHGIGKKLVEEAAESWMAAEHEGPERAAEEISQLLYHAQVLMLATGIDLDDVYAHL; via the coding sequence GTGAAGACGTTCGACGAGCTCTGGGCCGAGCTGAGCGAGAAGGCCCGGTCCCGCCCCGAGGGGTCCGGAACCGTGCGCGCGCTCGACGCGGGCGTCCACGGCATCGGCAAGAAGCTGGTCGAGGAGGCCGCAGAGTCCTGGATGGCCGCCGAGCACGAGGGACCCGAACGCGCGGCCGAGGAGATCAGCCAGTTGCTCTACCACGCCCAGGTGCTGATGCTCGCCACCGGCATCGACCTCGACGACGTCTACGCACACCTGTGA
- the hisG gene encoding ATP phosphoribosyltransferase, translated as MALLRIAVPNKGSLSQSASEILRESGYRQREDAKQLTLTDAENGVEFFYLRPRDIALYVGEGTLDIGITGRDLLCDSGAKAEEVRGLGFGRSRFRFAGPKGSFTDLAQLEGLRIATSYVGVVRSFLEERGIDATVVRLDGAVETSIQLGVADVIADVVETGSTLRQAGLETFGETILDSEAVLIARSATLEGGAVAEAFEVFRRRVEGVLVARSYVMMDYDIPTDRVRDAVGLTPGIESPTVAPLHREGWSAVRAMVPRDGAQRLMDELYVIGARGILLTDIHACRL; from the coding sequence ATGGCTCTGCTGCGCATCGCGGTCCCGAACAAGGGATCGCTGTCCCAGTCCGCCTCGGAGATCCTGCGCGAGTCCGGCTACCGCCAGCGCGAGGATGCCAAGCAGCTGACCCTCACCGACGCCGAGAACGGCGTGGAGTTCTTCTACCTGCGGCCCCGCGACATCGCGCTGTACGTCGGCGAGGGCACGCTGGACATCGGCATCACCGGCCGCGACCTGCTCTGCGACTCCGGCGCCAAGGCCGAGGAGGTCCGGGGCCTGGGCTTCGGGCGCAGCCGGTTCCGGTTCGCCGGGCCGAAGGGCTCCTTCACCGACCTCGCGCAGCTGGAGGGCCTGCGGATCGCCACGTCGTACGTCGGCGTCGTGCGCTCCTTCCTCGAAGAGCGCGGGATCGACGCGACCGTGGTGCGGCTGGACGGCGCCGTGGAGACCAGCATCCAGCTCGGCGTGGCCGACGTGATCGCCGACGTGGTCGAGACCGGAAGCACGCTGCGCCAGGCGGGCCTGGAGACCTTCGGCGAGACGATCCTGGACTCCGAGGCGGTGCTGATCGCCCGCAGCGCGACCCTGGAGGGCGGCGCGGTGGCCGAGGCGTTCGAGGTCTTCCGCCGCCGGGTCGAGGGCGTCCTCGTGGCCCGCAGCTACGTGATGATGGACTACGACATCCCCACCGACCGGGTCCGCGACGCGGTCGGGCTCACACCGGGCATCGAGAGCCCCACGGTGGCGCCCCTCCATCGCGAGGGGTGGTCCGCGGTGCGGGCGATGGTCCCGCGCGACGGCGCCCAGCGGTTGATGGACGAGCTCTACGTGATCGGCGCCCGCGGCATCCTCCTGACGGACATCCATGCCTGCCGCCTCTGA
- a CDS encoding TrmH family RNA methyltransferase: MTTPLTAGNGRVKEARKLSRRSVRTERRLFLADGPKAVEGALAADVVVELFATPAAAEQYADLLGGFPAALVDDGAMAGLSDSVTPAGLVAVCRFLDDEPVVDARVSRLLAICADVRDPGNAGTVIRCADAVGGDGVVLAGNSVDPYNPKTVRASVGSLFHVRIGQERHPATAVSHARSAGFTVLAADGAGDVDLFDADELLAGPSAWLFGNEAWGLPEELAALADHRVRIPIYGRAESLNLSTAAALCLYASARVQRR, from the coding sequence CTGACCACCCCGCTCACGGCCGGCAACGGCCGGGTCAAGGAAGCGCGCAAGCTCAGCCGCCGCTCGGTGCGAACCGAGCGGCGGCTCTTCCTTGCCGACGGCCCGAAGGCCGTCGAGGGTGCCCTCGCCGCCGACGTGGTCGTCGAGCTCTTCGCGACGCCGGCGGCAGCGGAGCAGTACGCCGACCTGCTCGGTGGCTTCCCGGCGGCGTTGGTCGACGACGGCGCCATGGCGGGGCTCTCCGACAGCGTGACCCCGGCGGGTCTGGTGGCCGTGTGCCGGTTCCTCGACGACGAGCCCGTGGTCGACGCCCGGGTGTCGCGGTTGTTGGCGATCTGCGCCGACGTACGCGATCCCGGCAACGCCGGCACGGTCATCCGCTGCGCCGATGCGGTCGGCGGCGACGGCGTCGTGCTCGCCGGGAACTCGGTCGACCCCTACAACCCCAAGACGGTCCGCGCCAGCGTCGGCAGCCTGTTCCACGTGCGGATCGGGCAGGAGCGGCACCCCGCGACGGCGGTGTCGCACGCCCGCTCCGCCGGCTTCACGGTGCTCGCCGCCGACGGCGCGGGAGACGTCGATCTCTTCGACGCCGACGAGTTGCTGGCGGGTCCGTCCGCCTGGCTGTTCGGCAACGAGGCCTGGGGCCTCCCCGAGGAGCTCGCGGCGTTGGCCGACCACCGGGTGCGGATCCCGATCTACGGCCGCGCCGAGAGCCTCAACCTGTCCACCGCGGCGGCACTCTGCCTTTACGCCTCGGCCCGGGTCCAGCGTCGGTAA
- a CDS encoding 4-amino-4-deoxy-L-arabinose transferase, with translation MGPAAELLALARRRPPTLGEARLICVDGPAGSGKTTLAATVAALDPAVRVVHLDDLYEGWAGLPRVADQLDDLLLPLARGVAGTYRRYDWAAQALAETVTVDPVPVLLLEGVGCGTRRHAPLVTALAWVEAPAGVRLRRGLARDGEGMRPQWVQWQVDEAALFAREDTRARADLVVDTGTSAPS, from the coding sequence ATGGGACCCGCCGCCGAGCTGCTGGCCCTGGCGCGGCGCCGTCCACCGACGCTCGGCGAAGCGCGGCTGATCTGCGTCGACGGCCCGGCGGGGTCGGGCAAGACCACGCTGGCGGCCACCGTCGCAGCGCTGGATCCGGCCGTCCGGGTCGTGCACCTCGACGATCTCTACGAGGGCTGGGCCGGCCTGCCTCGCGTGGCCGACCAGCTCGACGACCTGCTGCTGCCGCTGGCGCGCGGGGTCGCCGGGACCTACCGCCGCTACGACTGGGCCGCGCAGGCGCTGGCCGAGACCGTGACCGTGGACCCGGTGCCGGTCCTGCTGCTCGAGGGGGTCGGGTGCGGCACCCGACGACATGCGCCCCTGGTCACGGCCCTGGCCTGGGTGGAGGCGCCCGCCGGCGTGCGCCTGCGCCGCGGGCTGGCGCGCGACGGCGAGGGGATGCGCCCCCAGTGGGTGCAGTGGCAGGTCGACGAGGCGGCGCTGTTCGCCCGTGAGGACACCCGGGCCCGCGCCGACCTGGTGGTCGACACCGGGACCTCCGCCCCGTCCTAG
- the rplT gene encoding 50S ribosomal protein L20, producing the protein MARVKRAVNAQKKRRVVLERASGYRGQRSRLYRKAKEQVTHSLVYSYNDRRKNKGNFRKLWIQRINAAARAQGMTYNRFIQGLNLAGVEVDRKILADLAVNDVTAFNALVETAKAALPADVNAPKAEASA; encoded by the coding sequence GTGGCACGCGTCAAGCGGGCAGTGAATGCCCAGAAGAAGCGCCGGGTCGTCCTGGAGCGCGCCAGCGGCTACCGCGGCCAGCGCTCGCGTCTGTACCGCAAGGCCAAGGAGCAGGTCACCCACTCGCTGGTCTACAGCTACAACGACCGCCGCAAGAACAAGGGCAACTTCCGCAAGCTGTGGATCCAGCGGATCAACGCCGCGGCCCGCGCCCAGGGGATGACCTACAACCGGTTCATCCAGGGCCTCAACCTCGCCGGCGTCGAGGTGGACCGCAAGATCCTCGCCGACCTGGCCGTCAACGACGTGACCGCGTTCAATGCGCTCGTCGAGACCGCGAAGGCCGCGCTGCCCGCGGACGTCAACGCGCCCAAGGCGGAGGCCTCGGCCTGA
- a CDS encoding alpha-glucosidase — protein MPPRRLLIRLALALNLALALPVALVAPGAVEAAAPRAAGVPVDLVDTVTPGSLDVTPGATGTWTVGDLTVDVSAAAGLSVRSGSRTVWAAPPGGAFVTGGRGSVSWEEHRGYFWPTVSYTDRLTEQSVDTVQASADDIVLTGRLSGPLAPGGDAAYTLTVRARAAGGAALDLTSSAAVPLTSVALVSGRSAHAGVHGFGEQFSDFDLDGRLLPIVAREQGVGRGEEPITSLADATNHGAGGTRDMTYAAWPSFVTDDLRGLRLDAAASSSTAFAVADTRDPDAVALELWSPTLSAQASAAATPARLVAAQQAGDQRRPLARWATRGAIVGLQGGTQEVRRELGRLLDAGANVSGVWIQDWTGKRTTSFGDRLWWTWQLDRERYPGWARLVRRLSALGITTTTYVNPFLVDAAPKGDPGIRNLWAEARDRGFLVTDESGAPYALDQGEFEASLVDLTDPAARSWFAEVIARYVLADGVRGFMADFAEGLPFDARLHTGTPATLHNRWPALWARTVRLACRRAEQPRCVTWFRSGALGQAAHAPLFWNGDQLVTFGREDGLASALLGTLSAGVSGWPLVHSDVGGYTSVNAVVKNYVRTPELLARWAEFQAFGVVLRTHEGNRPADNPQVFSTRDTARAFARSTRIFGALAPYRDRVVRAATRTGVPAVRPIWLVAPGSSAAASDTEFFLGRHVLVAPVLEAGATSVPVILPPGRWVHLFTGRGYAGDRTVTVPAPIGRPAAFVREGGPWSTRLPARFRAAGLTALGSGA, from the coding sequence GTGCCCCCGCGTCGCCTGCTGATCCGACTCGCCCTCGCGCTGAACCTCGCGCTGGCCCTCCCGGTGGCCCTCGTCGCCCCCGGTGCCGTCGAGGCCGCCGCACCCCGGGCCGCCGGGGTCCCCGTGGACCTGGTCGACACCGTGACGCCGGGCAGCCTCGACGTCACGCCCGGCGCCACCGGGACCTGGACCGTCGGCGACCTGACGGTGGACGTCAGCGCGGCCGCGGGATTGAGCGTGCGGTCCGGCTCCCGGACCGTGTGGGCGGCCCCACCCGGTGGCGCCTTCGTGACCGGCGGCCGCGGGTCGGTCTCCTGGGAGGAGCACCGGGGCTACTTCTGGCCGACCGTGTCCTACACCGACCGGCTCACCGAGCAGAGCGTCGACACGGTGCAGGCCTCGGCCGACGACATCGTGCTCACCGGCCGGCTCAGCGGCCCGCTGGCTCCGGGCGGCGACGCGGCGTACACGCTGACCGTGCGGGCCCGCGCGGCCGGGGGAGCGGCGCTCGACCTGACCAGCTCGGCGGCTGTCCCGCTGACCTCGGTGGCCCTGGTGTCCGGCCGCTCGGCGCATGCCGGCGTGCACGGCTTCGGTGAGCAGTTCAGCGACTTCGACCTCGACGGCCGGCTGCTGCCCATCGTCGCCCGGGAGCAGGGCGTCGGCCGCGGCGAGGAGCCGATCACCTCCCTCGCGGACGCGACCAACCACGGCGCGGGCGGGACCAGGGACATGACCTACGCCGCCTGGCCCTCCTTCGTCACCGACGATCTCCGCGGCCTGCGCCTGGACGCGGCCGCCTCCTCGTCGACGGCGTTCGCGGTCGCCGACACCCGGGACCCCGACGCGGTCGCGCTCGAGCTGTGGTCGCCCACGCTCTCGGCGCAGGCGTCCGCGGCCGCGACGCCCGCGCGGCTGGTCGCCGCCCAGCAGGCGGGTGACCAGCGGCGCCCGCTGGCGCGCTGGGCCACCCGCGGCGCCATCGTCGGCCTCCAGGGCGGCACCCAGGAGGTACGTCGCGAGCTGGGCCGGCTCCTCGACGCGGGCGCGAACGTGTCCGGGGTCTGGATCCAGGACTGGACCGGCAAGCGCACCACCTCGTTCGGTGACCGGCTGTGGTGGACCTGGCAGCTGGACCGGGAGCGCTACCCAGGCTGGGCCCGGCTCGTGCGCCGGCTCTCGGCGCTCGGGATCACGACGACCACCTACGTCAACCCGTTCCTGGTCGATGCCGCACCCAAGGGGGATCCCGGCATCCGGAACCTGTGGGCCGAGGCCCGTGACCGAGGATTCCTGGTCACCGACGAGTCGGGCGCGCCGTACGCCCTGGACCAGGGTGAGTTCGAGGCGTCGCTGGTCGACCTGACCGACCCGGCCGCCCGGTCCTGGTTCGCCGAGGTGATCGCCCGCTACGTGCTCGCCGACGGGGTGCGCGGCTTCATGGCCGACTTCGCCGAGGGTCTGCCCTTCGACGCGCGGCTGCACACCGGCACTCCCGCCACGCTGCACAACCGTTGGCCGGCGCTGTGGGCGAGGACGGTGCGGCTGGCCTGCCGACGGGCCGAGCAGCCTCGGTGCGTCACGTGGTTCCGCAGCGGCGCCCTCGGCCAGGCGGCGCACGCCCCGCTGTTCTGGAACGGCGACCAGCTGGTCACCTTCGGCCGCGAGGACGGCCTCGCGTCCGCGCTCCTGGGGACGCTGTCGGCGGGCGTCTCCGGGTGGCCGCTGGTCCACTCGGACGTCGGCGGCTACACCTCGGTCAACGCGGTCGTGAAGAACTACGTCCGGACGCCGGAGCTGCTGGCCAGGTGGGCGGAGTTCCAGGCGTTCGGGGTCGTGCTGCGCACCCACGAGGGCAACCGGCCGGCGGACAACCCCCAGGTCTTCAGCACCCGCGACACCGCTCGCGCCTTCGCCCGGTCGACCCGGATCTTCGGCGCGCTGGCGCCGTACCGCGACCGGGTCGTCCGCGCGGCGACCCGCACGGGCGTCCCGGCGGTGCGCCCGATCTGGCTGGTCGCACCGGGCTCGTCGGCTGCGGCGTCCGACACCGAGTTCTTCCTCGGCCGGCACGTGCTCGTCGCACCGGTCCTGGAGGCCGGGGCCACCTCCGTGCCGGTGATCCTCCCGCCCGGCCGGTGGGTGCACCTGTTCACCGGACGCGGGTACGCCGGAGACCGGACCGTGACCGTGCCCGCGCCGATCGGGCGCCCGGCCGCCTTCGTGCGGGAGGGCGGGCCGTGGTCGACGCGGCTCCCCGCACGGTTCCGGGCCGCCGGACTGACTGCTCTAGGCTCGGGGGCGTGA
- the infC gene encoding translation initiation factor IF-3 encodes MTSGRDLRPQSHPGGHISTELRINERIRVPEVRLVGPNGETVGIVPTDQALKLAQEADLDLVEIAPQGKPPVCKLMDYGKFKYENAQKAREARRNQTNVIIKEMKLRPKIDAHDYETKKGHVVRFLRAGDKVKITIMFRGREQHRPELGFRLLQRLAEDVTELGFVESAPKQDGRNMIMVLGPHKKKADAKVDLKAEKESRAAERAAHEAEERAERDAAHAAGPVAQKKERGRSENLDPEIEA; translated from the coding sequence GTGACGAGCGGCAGAGACCTCCGGCCACAAAGCCATCCAGGAGGACACATCAGCACCGAGCTGCGAATCAACGAGCGGATCCGGGTTCCCGAGGTCCGGCTCGTTGGACCCAACGGGGAGACCGTGGGCATCGTGCCCACCGATCAGGCCCTGAAGCTTGCGCAGGAGGCGGACCTCGACCTCGTCGAGATCGCCCCGCAGGGGAAGCCGCCCGTCTGCAAGCTCATGGACTACGGGAAGTTCAAGTACGAGAACGCCCAGAAGGCTCGTGAGGCCCGTCGCAACCAGACGAACGTGATCATCAAGGAGATGAAGCTTCGTCCGAAGATCGACGCGCACGACTACGAGACCAAGAAGGGTCACGTGGTGCGGTTCCTGCGCGCCGGGGACAAGGTCAAGATCACGATCATGTTCCGTGGCCGCGAGCAGCACCGCCCCGAGCTGGGCTTCCGGCTGCTCCAGCGTCTCGCCGAGGACGTCACCGAGCTGGGCTTCGTCGAGTCCGCGCCCAAGCAGGACGGGCGCAACATGATCATGGTGCTCGGCCCGCACAAGAAGAAGGCCGACGCGAAGGTCGACCTGAAGGCCGAGAAGGAGTCGCGAGCCGCCGAGCGCGCCGCGCACGAGGCGGAGGAGCGCGCCGAGCGCGACGCCGCCCACGCGGCCGGGCCGGTCGCCCAGAAGAAGGAGCGAGGCCGCTCCGAGAACCTCGATCCCGAGATCGAGGCCTGA
- the ribH gene encoding 6,7-dimethyl-8-ribityllumazine synthase codes for MSGHGAPAPAPVDCSDLRVAVVAASWHTQVMDGLIAGAQRALADYHVAEHRLVRVPGAFELAVVADALARQHYDVVVALGVVIRGGTPHFDYVCQAVTEGLVRVALDRSLPVGFGVLTCDGDQQALDRAGLEGSKEDKGYEATSAALLTARTLKELGTTAP; via the coding sequence ATGTCCGGACACGGAGCACCTGCCCCGGCGCCCGTCGACTGCAGTGACCTGCGGGTCGCCGTCGTCGCCGCCAGCTGGCACACGCAGGTGATGGACGGCCTGATCGCGGGCGCGCAGCGCGCGCTGGCGGACTACCACGTCGCGGAGCACCGGCTGGTCCGCGTGCCGGGCGCCTTCGAGCTCGCGGTGGTCGCCGACGCCCTCGCCCGCCAGCACTACGACGTGGTCGTGGCGTTGGGCGTGGTCATCCGCGGCGGCACGCCGCACTTCGACTACGTCTGCCAGGCGGTGACCGAGGGTCTGGTCCGGGTCGCGCTCGACCGTAGTCTCCCGGTCGGCTTCGGCGTCCTCACCTGCGACGGCGACCAGCAGGCGCTCGACCGCGCCGGCCTGGAGGGCTCGAAGGAGGACAAGGGCTACGAGGCCACGTCCGCTGCGCTGCTCACCGCCCGGACCCTGAAGGAGCTCGGGACCACCGCCCCGTAG
- a CDS encoding SseB family protein: MSERTTIPDPGFAGDDGSADPAVSAALAAWARGEVAYADALAALRTARLLVPVVAVLGEVEYDEAGRAHDKTSDMATVLLQGADGRLALLAFTGTAELTAWNPDGRPVPVTTAVAAWAALQDGAAALLVDVAGPVRFVVEGDDLEGLAAGWTLARVGAGTAWIRPDRESSATMQR; encoded by the coding sequence GTGAGCGAGCGCACCACCATCCCCGACCCCGGGTTCGCCGGCGACGACGGATCCGCCGACCCGGCGGTGTCGGCCGCGCTGGCGGCCTGGGCCCGGGGCGAGGTGGCGTACGCCGACGCGCTCGCGGCGCTCAGGACCGCCCGGCTGCTGGTGCCGGTGGTCGCGGTGCTCGGCGAGGTCGAGTACGACGAGGCGGGCCGGGCGCACGACAAGACGAGCGACATGGCCACCGTGCTGCTGCAGGGCGCGGACGGGCGGCTGGCGCTGCTGGCCTTCACCGGGACGGCTGAGCTCACCGCCTGGAACCCCGACGGCCGACCGGTGCCCGTGACGACCGCGGTCGCTGCCTGGGCGGCGCTCCAGGACGGCGCCGCGGCGCTGCTCGTCGACGTCGCCGGGCCCGTCCGGTTCGTGGTCGAGGGGGACGATCTCGAGGGCCTCGCGGCCGGCTGGACCCTTGCACGTGTGGGCGCCGGTACCGCCTGGATTCGGCCGGACCGGGAATCGTCGGCTACGATGCAGCGTTGA
- a CDS encoding PH domain-containing protein: protein MPAASESASAPAPDPAQALPHTWRPFGVRIAGTLLGAALLLCFGLAWFGFDQETRDKFTLFQLSTLAFLGLLAFSVWYALVRCRVIAEPERLVVVNGYRRRELEWPQVVGVHLPPGAPWVTLDLADGTTVSAMGIQGSDGGRARQAVRELRAVVDRLATDTEHGG from the coding sequence ATGCCTGCCGCCTCTGAGTCCGCGTCGGCTCCCGCACCGGACCCCGCGCAGGCCCTGCCGCACACCTGGCGCCCCTTCGGCGTGCGGATCGCCGGCACCCTGCTGGGCGCCGCGCTGCTGCTCTGCTTCGGACTGGCCTGGTTCGGGTTCGACCAGGAGACGCGGGACAAGTTCACGCTCTTCCAGCTCAGCACCCTGGCATTCCTCGGGCTGCTCGCGTTCTCGGTCTGGTACGCCCTGGTCCGCTGCCGCGTGATCGCCGAGCCGGAGCGGCTGGTCGTCGTCAACGGCTACCGGCGCCGCGAGCTCGAGTGGCCCCAGGTCGTGGGCGTGCACCTGCCGCCCGGGGCGCCCTGGGTGACGCTGGACCTCGCCGACGGTACGACGGTCTCGGCCATGGGGATCCAGGGCTCCGACGGCGGCCGCGCGCGCCAGGCCGTGCGCGAGCTCCGGGCCGTGGTCGACCGGCTCGCCACCGACACCGAGCACGGGGGCTAG
- the rpmI gene encoding 50S ribosomal protein L35 → MPKNKTHSGASKRFRVTGSGKILREKAGKRHNLEKKASKVTRRMTGTTELAKADVKRAKKMLGL, encoded by the coding sequence ATGCCGAAGAACAAGACGCACTCCGGTGCGAGCAAGCGCTTCCGGGTGACCGGTTCGGGCAAGATCCTTCGGGAGAAGGCCGGCAAGCGTCACAACCTGGAGAAGAAGGCGTCCAAGGTCACCCGACGGATGACCGGGACGACCGAGCTCGCCAAGGCCGACGTCAAGCGCGCCAAGAAGATGCTCGGTCTCTGA
- a CDS encoding aldose 1-epimerase family protein encodes MLPPSGDQYEISAGGYRAVVTECGAGLRLLEHAGVPLVDGFAADQVAPGGRGQLLAPWPNRIGDGAYSFGGGDHQLPLSEPARHNASHGLVRWAGWSVSEHTAHSVTLTYRLMAQSGYPWTLDLRVGYALSDHGLSVTQTARNHAATEAPYASGAHPYLAVGPGPVDGWELTLPAAARVLVDDRLLPIGQEDVTDTAYDFRVARPIHEVGFDDAFTDLTRDGDGRATVVLADQRSGRGVALWVDERHGWLQLFSADDVPGTARRSLAVEPMTAPADAFRSGTGLVTLAPAGQPGDVFAATWGIRAFA; translated from the coding sequence ATGCTCCCTCCCAGCGGCGACCAGTACGAGATCTCGGCGGGCGGCTACCGGGCGGTCGTGACGGAGTGCGGTGCCGGGCTGCGGCTGCTCGAGCACGCGGGCGTCCCGCTGGTCGACGGCTTCGCTGCGGACCAGGTCGCCCCCGGCGGGCGCGGGCAGCTGCTGGCACCGTGGCCGAACCGGATCGGGGACGGCGCCTACTCCTTCGGCGGTGGCGACCACCAGCTCCCGCTCAGCGAGCCGGCCCGGCACAACGCCTCGCACGGGCTGGTCCGCTGGGCCGGCTGGTCGGTGTCGGAGCACACCGCCCACTCGGTGACGCTGACCTACCGGCTGATGGCCCAGAGCGGCTACCCGTGGACCCTCGACCTGCGGGTCGGGTACGCCCTCTCCGACCACGGGCTGAGCGTCACCCAGACCGCCCGCAACCACGCGGCGACGGAAGCGCCGTACGCGAGCGGCGCGCACCCCTATCTCGCCGTCGGACCGGGGCCGGTGGACGGCTGGGAGCTCACCCTGCCGGCAGCAGCCCGCGTGCTCGTCGACGACCGCCTGCTGCCCATCGGACAGGAGGACGTCACGGACACGGCGTACGACTTCCGCGTCGCCCGGCCGATCCACGAGGTCGGGTTCGACGACGCCTTCACCGACCTGACCAGGGACGGCGACGGCCGAGCCACCGTGGTCCTGGCCGATCAGCGGAGCGGCCGGGGCGTGGCGCTCTGGGTCGACGAGCGGCACGGGTGGCTGCAACTGTTCAGCGCCGACGACGTGCCGGGGACCGCGCGTCGCTCGTTGGCGGTCGAGCCGATGACCGCGCCGGCGGACGCGTTCCGGAGCGGCACCGGCCTCGTGACCCTGGCCCCGGCCGGGCAGCCGGGTGACGTCTTCGCCGCCACCTGGGGGATCCGGGCGTTCGCCTAG